One part of the Streptomyces nigra genome encodes these proteins:
- a CDS encoding FadR/GntR family transcriptional regulator — protein MSRTDTGHGAPGAADRLTSVLRPVRAGNGFEEALEQILQVVRLGLVPGGERLPAERELAERLGISRVTLREVLKVLQDQGLVESRRGRYGGTFVLPRTETPGEEELRRRLKDVDVEDALRFREVLEVGAAGLCAAHGLDERQADRLREALARTHDAPLSEYRRLDTLLHLTLAELSGSPTLTAQYAAVRASVNDLLDCIPLLVRNLEHSQRQHTAVVEAVIEGNADEAREIMREHCAGTAALLRGFLG, from the coding sequence ATGTCGCGGACGGACACGGGGCACGGGGCGCCCGGGGCCGCCGACCGGCTGACGTCGGTCCTGCGGCCGGTGCGGGCCGGCAACGGCTTCGAGGAGGCCCTGGAGCAGATCCTCCAGGTGGTCCGGCTGGGCCTGGTGCCGGGCGGGGAGCGGCTGCCGGCGGAGCGGGAGCTGGCGGAGCGGCTGGGGATCAGCCGGGTGACGCTGCGCGAGGTGCTGAAGGTGCTCCAGGACCAGGGCCTGGTCGAGTCGCGGCGCGGCCGGTACGGCGGCACGTTCGTGCTGCCGCGCACCGAGACGCCCGGCGAGGAGGAGCTGCGGCGCCGGCTGAAGGACGTCGACGTGGAGGACGCGCTGCGCTTCCGCGAGGTGCTGGAGGTGGGCGCGGCCGGGCTGTGCGCCGCGCACGGGCTGGACGAACGACAGGCGGACCGGCTGCGCGAGGCGCTGGCGCGCACGCACGACGCGCCGCTGAGCGAGTACCGGCGACTGGACACCCTGCTGCATCTGACGCTGGCCGAGCTGTCCGGCTCCCCCACACTGACCGCGCAGTACGCGGCGGTCCGCGCGAGCGTCAACGACCTGCTGGACTGCATCCCGCTGCTGGTGCGCAACCTGGAGCACTCGCAGCGCCAGCACACCGCGGTGGTGGAGGCCGTGATCGAGGGGAACGCCGATGAGGCGCGGGAGATCATGCGTGAGCACTGCGCGGGCACGGCGGCCCTGCTGCGCGGCTTCCTCGGCTGA